In Dermacentor variabilis isolate Ectoservices chromosome 7, ASM5094787v1, whole genome shotgun sequence, a genomic segment contains:
- the LOC142587855 gene encoding uncharacterized protein LOC142587855 isoform X1 has product MLRQPQGKDYVAQWQSGRLPHREPGFDAGWNNMPTIAAKYTALCFLIFLPAALSGYVKGEKGRISLPVECHPHCVVGKQGACFIPENNLCQCYCVEYVNHCEVVRRHHHCPNNQIHLCNNRGDVCECSCVPTGLW; this is encoded by the exons ATGTTGCGGCAGCCACAAGGGAAGGATTACGTGGCGCAATGGCAGAGTGGCCGACTACCGCACAGAGAACCCGGGTTCGATGCTGGCTGGAACAACATG CCAACAATAGCAGCAAAATACACAGCTCTGTGTTTCCTTATATTTCTGCCAGCAGCATTATCCGGATATGTGAAGGGCGAGAAAGGCAGAA tATCGTTGCCAGTGGAATGCCACCCGCATTGCGTTGTTGGTAAACAAGGAGCATGCTTTATTCCTGAGAACAATCTATGCCAGTGCTACTGCG TGGAATATGTAAATCACTGCGAGGTTGTACGACGACATCATCATTGCCCCAACAACCAGATTCACCTATGTAATAATAGGGGCGACGTATGCGAGTGCAGTTGTG TACCTACGGGATTGTGGTGA
- the LOC142587855 gene encoding uncharacterized protein LOC142587855 isoform X2 produces MKVRLSEEMAQAGWKPTIAAKYTALCFLIFLPAALSGYVKGEKGRISLPVECHPHCVVGKQGACFIPENNLCQCYCVEYVNHCEVVRRHHHCPNNQIHLCNNRGDVCECSCVPTGLW; encoded by the exons ATGAAGGTTCGTTTGAGCGAAGAAATGGCACAGGCGGGCTGGAAG CCAACAATAGCAGCAAAATACACAGCTCTGTGTTTCCTTATATTTCTGCCAGCAGCATTATCCGGATATGTGAAGGGCGAGAAAGGCAGAA tATCGTTGCCAGTGGAATGCCACCCGCATTGCGTTGTTGGTAAACAAGGAGCATGCTTTATTCCTGAGAACAATCTATGCCAGTGCTACTGCG TGGAATATGTAAATCACTGCGAGGTTGTACGACGACATCATCATTGCCCCAACAACCAGATTCACCTATGTAATAATAGGGGCGACGTATGCGAGTGCAGTTGTG TACCTACGGGATTGTGGTGA
- the LOC142587855 gene encoding uncharacterized protein LOC142587855 isoform X3 codes for MQPTIAAKYTALCFLIFLPAALSGYVKGEKGRISLPVECHPHCVVGKQGACFIPENNLCQCYCVEYVNHCEVVRRHHHCPNNQIHLCNNRGDVCECSCVPTGLW; via the exons ATGCAG CCAACAATAGCAGCAAAATACACAGCTCTGTGTTTCCTTATATTTCTGCCAGCAGCATTATCCGGATATGTGAAGGGCGAGAAAGGCAGAA tATCGTTGCCAGTGGAATGCCACCCGCATTGCGTTGTTGGTAAACAAGGAGCATGCTTTATTCCTGAGAACAATCTATGCCAGTGCTACTGCG TGGAATATGTAAATCACTGCGAGGTTGTACGACGACATCATCATTGCCCCAACAACCAGATTCACCTATGTAATAATAGGGGCGACGTATGCGAGTGCAGTTGTG TACCTACGGGATTGTGGTGA